One Miscanthus floridulus cultivar M001 chromosome 11, ASM1932011v1, whole genome shotgun sequence DNA window includes the following coding sequences:
- the LOC136494463 gene encoding CBS domain-containing protein CBSX2, chloroplastic-like, producing the protein MDTRLLVSADATLAAARSRSRPSTSAFQRQTVPGRRASSSCRSVRARSAAAAAPAAGGISGHSNGVYTVGDFMTRRDNLHVVQPTTPVDQALELLVQHKISGLPVVDDDGKLVGVVSDYDLLALDSMSGNGLADTNTNLFPDVDSTWKTFHEIQRLLSKTNGKVIGDVMTSSPLAVRTNTNLDAATRLLLETKYRRLPVVDSMGKLVGMITRGNVVSAALKIKKKTEEGA; encoded by the exons atggacacTAGGCTGCTTGTATCCGCGGACGCCACCCTCGCCGCCGCTCGGTCCCGCTCCCGCCCTTCCACGTCCGCGTTCCAGCGCCAGACTGTCCCAGGCCGCCGGGCGTCGTCGTCGTGCAGGTCCGTCCGCGCGCGCTCCGCCGCAGCTGCCGCGCCAGCCGCGGGAGGCATCTCCGGG CATAGCAATGGAGTGTACACGGTTGGTGACTTCATGACAAGAAGGGACAATCTCCATGTTGTCCAACCTACTACACCGGTTGACCAAG CCCTGGAGCTGCTGGTGCAGCACAAGATCTCTGGCTTACCTGTGGTTGACGATGATGGGAAGTTG GTTGGGGTTGTATCAGATTATGATCTATTAGCTTTGGATTCGATGTCAG GAAATGGATTGGCCGATACAAATACAAACTTGTTTCCTGATGTGGATAGTACATGGAAG ACATTCCACGAGATACAGAGACTATTAAGCAAAACTAATGGGAAGGTCATTGGTGATGTAATGACTTCTTCACCTTTAGCGGTGCGTACAAATACTAATCTTGATGCTGCTACAAGGTTGCTACTTGAAACCAAATACCGGCGATTACCTGTAGTTGATAGCATGGGGAAACTA GTTGGGATGATTACAAGGGGAAATGTCGTCAGCGCTGCCCTCAAAATAAAGAAGAAAACTGAAGAaggtgcttga